AATTATTTTAGTATATTCATTCATATTTCCAGCTAGTTATATTTAATATAAAAACCTTTCTTGATCCTTTATAGTTTGTATTTTGCAATAAATATTATCTGAGAATAGTAGAGTTTTTACACCTACAACATAATAAACTATATTTAACATTTATAGAATAAAGCTTAAATATTAGGGTATCCCAAATTATATTGTGATATTATGATTGACTGGTTAGTCATAAATTTATGGAATCCACAAAACGTTGATATTGCCAGTGCTTTAGTTATTGCATATTTGCTCGGAATAGTACATGGAGTTACGCCAGATGAACATACATGGCCAATAACATTCTCGTATTCTGTTGGAACTTTCAGCAGTAAAGGAGGAGCTAAGACTGGATTAGTATTTTCTTCTGGCTTTACTTTACAAAGATCTATTTTATCAGAATTAGCTTATTTAGCATTAGCAGGAGTATTTATGACTACTACAGCATTTGGTGTAACATATATATTTGTTGGATTAGCTATGGCTTTAGCAGGAATTTATATAGCTAAAAAAGGGGGATATCCTCATTGGCATTATTTAGAGAAAAAATTAGGAGAAGCAACTGGTATACATAAAAAGGATAGTGAATATCAAGAAGAAGAGTTACAGCACAAAATAAATCCAGCTTACGTAAACGAAAAAGACTTAACTAAACCAGTACCAGTAAAATTAGCTTTAATTCATGGATTTATTGCTGGTTTTGGTTTTGGTGCATTTGCATTAATAGTATACACTGTTTTAGCACCAACAATGCCTAATGCATATTTAGGATGGTTACCTGGAGCATTATTTGGTTTAGGTACTATGACAGCTCAAGTAATGTTTGGTACTTTATTCGCTACATGGTTAACTAGAATGAAGAATTTAACATATCAAGGAATAGCAGTTGTTGGAAAAACAATAACTAAAACTGTATTAGAGTACGGTGGTTTAGCATTTATAGTAGGAGGTACAGCTATCTTATTATATCCTCCATTATTAACTTATAACATAATAACGCCAATACATGTGCATAATCTTCATAGTCTTGGAATAGGATTTTTCCTTGTTATAATCTCTGTTGTAATATTTGGTATATATGGATATAAGGAAGGAGTAAAAACAGCTATGAGATTAAATTATGTTAACAAATAACTTTTTATAAACCGAAGATAGCATTTCATTCTTCTTTTTATTTAAATGTTTCTATAATGAGGTAATAGTAGTCCTTTATAAAGAAAATATTTGATACATAAATTATCTTACATTATTTTTCTTTTAAAAAATTAGGTGAAATATTTTTTAAGAATTATACTAACAATATCTTGATGTCATCAGAAGTTAAGATCAAGAATTACGTCATAATAAATGAAAGAGCTACTGTAGAAGATGCGTTAAATGTAATGGAAAGAAATGATTATAATTCGTTAGTAGTTATAGATGATAATGAAAGGCCAGTGGGTATTATAACTTATGAAAAAGCTGTGAAATATAGAAATAGTAAAAATATAACAATAGATAAACTTATGGATAAAACTATAGTAACAATATCAGGAAAAGAAGATCCGTTAGATTTGTTTATTATGATGATGCGAAATAAGATAAATATAGTAGTAGAAACGGATAAGCATGGAAGAGTAAAAAAGATAATCACATTAAGAGATATATTTAATATCATTCAGAAAAAAGCAGAGAAAATATAACGTATATTTCTAGTTTATTTTAATTAATCCGTAGATATTGAGCTATTGTATAAGATATTTATTTAAATGCAGTAAAGGGATAATCCATAGTAATTATATGAGATAATATTTAATACTATATTGTTTATTATATTTACTTATGAAACACTTTATATTTCTTATAGCAATTTTAGGAGTACTTATAGCAGGAGTAATAGCTTATTCTTACTTTAATGTATATTTGCCTAGAGAGTATTCTCAAGAATCTGATAATTACTATAACGAGCAATTAAGTCAATTTGGATACTATAATTCTGGATATCATGGTGGAATGATGGGATATGGAGGAGGGATGTATCATATGATGGGATACTATAATGGATATGAAACAATATATCAACAACAGATTTCTGTGAATCAAGCAATTTCAGAAATGAGAAGTCCTCCATCTTACGCTAAAGTGTTTCCTAATAATGATAGTATAGTATTTAATTCTACAAATATTAATATTATTGTACTATCTATGGGTCATAATAGAGCAGTTAATTTAACTGGAATGAGTCCTCCATCTTACGCTTCTCATAATGTCTATGTTATATATGGTCTGATTAATCCTACATTAATAATACCTGCAGGTGCAACAGTAACTTTTACTCAAATTAATCTAGACGCTGGAGATTATCATAATTTAGCAATAACACCAGTAAGTCCTCCTTATTCTTACTATGTAATGATGCAGATTAGAATGGATGTACTTGGCATGTCTCCAATGTTACCACCAGCAAATTATCAATCTGGAATGGCTTATGAATTTTCATTTACTGTTCATTTTATTAACACGGGAGACTACTATTACTTGTGTGAATATCCAGGTCATGCAGAAATGGGAATGTACGGAAAGA
This genomic window from Acidianus manzaensis contains:
- a CDS encoding CBS domain-containing protein, yielding MSSEVKIKNYVIINERATVEDALNVMERNDYNSLVVIDDNERPVGIITYEKAVKYRNSKNITIDKLMDKTIVTISGKEDPLDLFIMMMRNKINIVVETDKHGRVKKIITLRDIFNIIQKKAEKI
- a CDS encoding plastocyanin/azurin family copper-binding protein; protein product: MKHFIFLIAILGVLIAGVIAYSYFNVYLPREYSQESDNYYNEQLSQFGYYNSGYHGGMMGYGGGMYHMMGYYNGYETIYQQQISVNQAISEMRSPPSYAKVFPNNDSIVFNSTNINIIVLSMGHNRAVNLTGMSPPSYASHNVYVIYGLINPTLIIPAGATVTFTQINLDAGDYHNLAITPVSPPYSYYVMMQIRMDVLGMSPMLPPANYQSGMAYEFSFTVHFINTGDYYYLCEYPGHAEMGMYGKIIIA